A single Phragmites australis chromosome 4, lpPhrAust1.1, whole genome shotgun sequence DNA region contains:
- the LOC133917101 gene encoding AP-2 complex subunit alpha-2-like → MALSGMRGLSVFISDVRNCHNKEQERLRVDKELGNIRTRFKNEKGLSPYEKKKYVWKMLYIYMLGYDVDFGHMETVSLISAPKYPEKQVGYIVTSCLLNENNDFLRMVINTVRNDIIGRNETFQCLALTMVGNIGGKEFSESLAPDVQKLLISSSCRPVVRKKAALCLLRLYRKNPDVVNIDGWADRMAQLLDERDLGVLTSVMSLFVSLVSNNAEAYWNCLPKCVRILERLARNQDIPQEYTYYGIPSPWLQVKTMRALQYFPTIEDPNARRALFEVLQRILMGTDVVKNVNKNNASHAVLFEALALVMHLDAEKEMMSQCVALLGKFIAVREPNIRYLGLENMTRMLLVTDVQDIIKRHQAQIITSLKDPDISIRRRALDLLYGMCDVTNAKEIVEELLQYLNTAEFAMREELSLKAAILAEKFAPDLSWYVDVILQLIDKAGDFVSDDIWYRVVQFVTNNEDLQPYAAAKAREYLDKPALHETMVKVSAYLLGEYGHLLARRPGCSPKELFAIINDKLPTVSTSTVAILLSTYAKILMHTQPPDVGLQQQILTIFKKYESYIDVEIQQRAVEYFELSRKGSALADVLAEMPKFPERESALLKKAEDAEVDTAEQSAIKLRSQQQTSSALVVADHPPANGSAPAANHLTLVKMPSQTISDTQESSVTYEEAPKENGAPLEVESITTNITEINNESKVEPPSTSHSASPADLLADLLGPLAIEGPPAVEQHPAQGLEAKQSSIGDLALATLEDQSNSVQPVVNVEEKFHILCTKDSGVLYEDPHIQIGLKAEWRAHHGRLVLFLGNKTTSPLMSVRALILPPSHLKMELSSVPDTIPPRAQVQVPLEVANLRASRDVAVLDFSYTFGTALVDANLRLPIVLNKFLQPITLSPEDFFPQWKALTVHSLKIQEVVKGVKPMPLPEMANLLMSLHLAFAPGLDNNPNNMVACTTFFSEATRAMLCLVRVETDPQDRTQLRLTVASGDQHLTFELKEFIKEHLIDIPRIQAAPPPALVQPQLPAAAPATYNDPGAMLAGLL, encoded by the exons ATGGCGCTCTCGGGGATGCGGGGGCTGTCGGTGTTCATCAGCGACGTACGCAACTGCCACAACAAGGAGCAGGAGCGCCTCCGCGTCGACAAGGAGCTAGGCAACATCCGCACGCGGTTCAAAAATGAGAAG GGCTTATCACCATACGAGAAGAAAAAGTATGTATGGAAAATGCTTTACATTTATATGCTGGGCTATGATGTTGATTTTGGGCATATGGAAACTGTTTCTTTGATATCTGCACCAAAGTATCCTGAGAAACAG GTTGGGTACATCGTGACATCTTGCTTACTGAATGAGAATAATGATTTCCTAAGGATGGTTATAAATACAGTACGGAATGACATAATAGGACGTAATGAGACTTTCCAGTGCTTAGCACTGACAATG GTAGGTAACATTGGTGGGAAAGAATTTTCTGAATCACTGGCCCCAGATGTCCAGAAACTTCTT ATTTCGAGTAGCTGCCGTCCTGTTGTCAGAAAGAAGGCTGCTCTATGCCTTCTGCGGCTCTATAGGAAGAATCCTGATGTTGTGAATATTGATGGCTG gGCTGATCGAATGGCACAACTTCTAGATGAGCGTGATCTAGGTGTGCTGACATCTGTCATGAGCCTTTTTGTTTCACTAGTATCCAACAATGCTGAAGCATATTGGAATTGCCTTCCAAAATGTGTAAGAATATTAGAGAGGTTGGCAAGAAATCAAGATATTCCACAAGAATACACTTACTACGGAATTCCATCTCCTTGGCTTCAG GTTAAGACAATGAGAGCTCTTCAGTACTTCCCTACCATTGAAGATCCCAATGCAAGACGAGCTTTGTTTGAG GTTTTACAACGCATTTTGATGGGTACTGATGTTGTTAAAAATGTTAACAAGAACAATGCCTCACATGCTGTTCTCTTTGAAGCTCTTGCTCTG GTCATGCATCTGGATGCTGAAAAGGAGATGATGTCACAGTGTGTGGCTCTTCTTGGGAAGTTCATTGCAGTCCGGGAGCCAAATATTCGGTATCTTGGTCTG GAAAACATGACTCGGATGCTGTTAGTAACAGATGTGCAGGATATCATCAAAAGGCACCAGGCTCAGATCATTACATCTTTGAAGGATCCAGATATCAG CATTAGACGGAGGGCTCTTGATTTACTATATGGCATGTGTGATGTTACAAATGCAAAGGAAATTGTCGAGGAGTTGTTGCAG TATCTTAACACAGCTGAATTTGCAATGCGAGAAGAGCTGTCTCTGAAGGCAGCTATTCTTGCGGAGAAGTTTGCTCCAGACCTTTCATG GTATGTTGATGTTATTCTTCAGCTTATAGACAAAGCAGGAGATTTTGTAagtgatgatatttggtatcgAGTGGTACAATTTGTCACCAACAATGAAGATCTGCAG CCATATGCTGCAGCAAAGGCGAGAGAATATCTTGACAAGCCTGCTTTGCATGAGACGATGGTCAAG GTGAGTGCTTACCTTCTTGGGGAGTATGGTCATCTTTTGGCCCGAAGACCTGGTTGTAGCCCTAAGGAGTTGTTCGCTATTATAAATGATAAACTTCCGACAGTATC GACAAGTACTGTTGCCATTCTTCTCTCAACCTATGCCAAGATATTGATGCATACTCAACCTCCTGATGTGGGTCTGCAGCAACAAATCCTGACAATATTTAAAAA GTACGAGAGCTATATCGATGTTGAAATACAGCAGAGAGCAGTTGAATATTTTGAACTAAGCAGGAAAGGCTCTGCTTTGGCAGATGTGTTGGCTGAAATGCCAAAATTTCCTGAACGTGAG TCTGCTTTGCTGAAGAAGGCTGAAGATGCTGAAGTTGACACAGCAGAGCAGAGTGCTATAAAGCTACGAAGTCAGCAACAAACTTCCAGTGCTCTTGTTGTAGCTGATCACCCCCCTGCAAATGGATCAGCACCAGCAGCTAATCATCTCACTCTTGTGAAGATGCCAAGCCAAACTATTTCTGATACTCAGGAGAGCAGTGTAACTTATGAAGAAGCTCCCAAAGAAAATGGGGCTCCCCTTGAAGTTGAGAGCATAACAACAAACATTACCGAAATCAACAATGAGAGTAAAGTTGAACCTCCTTCTACATCCCATTCTGCTTCTCCTGCAGACCTCCTGGCAGATCTTTTGGGTCCTCTTGCGATTGAGGGTCCTCCTGCTGTAGAGCAACATCCTGCCCAAGGATTGGAGGCTAAACAAAGTTCAATAGGTGACTTGGCACTAGCTACCCTTGAGGATCAGTCCAACTCAGTCCAG CCGGTTGTCAATGTTGAGGAGAAGTTTCATATATTGTGCACAAAAGATAGTGGAGTACTGTATGAGGATCCTCACATTCAG ATTGGTTTGAAAGCAGAGTGGCGTGCCCATCATGGTCGTCTTGTTCTTTTCCTGGGGAACAAAACTACATCACCTCTTATGTCAGTGCGGGCTCTGATTTTGCCTCCTAGTCATTTAAAAATGGAACTCTCGTCGGTTCCTGATACTATCCCTCCAAGAGCGCAG GTGCAAGTTCCACTCGAGGTTGCGAATCTCCGTGCAAGTAGAGATGTTGCTGTTCTTGATTTCTCATATACATTTGGAACTGCACTG GTGGATGCCAACCTTCGACTCCCTATTGTATTGAATAAATTTTTGCAACCTATAACTCTTTCCCCTGAAGATTTTTTCCCCCAGTGGAAAGCATTGACTGTTCATTCACTGAAGATTCAAGAAGTG GTTAAAGGTGTGAAACCAATGCCTCTTCCTGAAATGGCTAATCTTCTCATGAGCCTCCACTTAGCTTTCGCTCCTGGACTT GACAACAACCCGAACAATATGGTTGCGTGCACCACATTCTTCTCTGAAGCAACACGTGCCATGCTTTGTCTG GTAAGAGTTGAAACAGATCCACAGGACAGGACTCAACTCCGGCTAACCGTTGCATCGGGCGACCAACATTTGACATTCGA GTTGAAAGAGTTCATCAAGGAACATTTAATTGATATCCCAAGGATTCAGGCAGCACCGCCTCCTGCTCTGGTACAGCCACAATTGCCTGCTGCAGCACCTGCCACATACAATGACCCTGGTGCCATGCTTGCTGGATTGCTATGA